The Streptomyces sp. ALI-76-A nucleotide sequence CGCCGACCGTCTCGGCACCGACGACCTGGACGCGCGCGAGATCGCCGCGCAGGACCCGGAGGCCTTCGCCGCGCTGCTCTCGGAGAAGCCGGCCGTGCACCGCTACCCGGGATCGATGGCACAGCGCGTCCAGCAGCTGTGCCAGTACCTCGTCGAGCACTACGACGGGAACGCCGAGCTCGTCTGGAAGGGCGTGACCGACGGACGCGAGCTGCTCAGGCGGTTGCAGGAGCTGCCCGGTTTCGGCAGGCAGAAGGCCCAGATCTTCCTCGCCCTGCTCGGCAAGCAGCTCGGCGTGCGGCCGACGGGCTGGCGCGAGGCGGCGGGCGCCTACGGCGAACCGGAGTCCTTCCGGTCCGTCGCCGACATCACCGGGCCCGAGTCGCTGACCAAGGTGCGCGCCCACAAGCAGGAGATGAAGGCGGAGGCCAAGGCGGCCAAGGCGGCGAAGACCCCCAAGAAGTAAGCCGGGTGGCCCGCCCCCGATGGCGGCGGGCCGGGGACCGGGCCCAGCATGGATCATGACCGAGCCACCGACCGGCGCCGCCAGGGGTCCGGAGTACGACGACCGCGAGGTCCACGCCCCCACCGCCCACTCCGCGGCCGGGCACACCGCAACCGGCGGCCACGAACCCGGGCCTCCCTTCGAGGGCCCTCCGCACGCCCTCGCTCGCGCCGCCCGGCAGGTCGTCCTGCTCACCGGCGCCGCGTCGCCGGCCCTCGGCGTCCTGGTCCTGGCGGCCGCGCGTCCCGCTGCTCGCGGCCGGCGTGCTCGTCGGCGTCTGCCTCGCGATCAACGGTGTCTTCCAGCTCATCGCCGCCTTCGGCACCCGCCGGACCAACGCGCCGCGCGTCCTCGTCCTCGTCCTCGTCAGCGAAACCGTGTCCCTCCTGCGGGGCCTGTTCCCGCCCTCTCCGACCGGTCGGTGCCCGCGGATCCTCTCCGGGATCGTCACCTTCGCCGGCTGCGTCGTGCTCATCGAGGCGCCCTTCGAGTCGGTCGCCGTCCTCACCCTGGCGGGCGGCGGCCGGCTGGTCGTCGGCGGCGCGGCCGAGACCGCCACCGCGCTCCGTGTCCGGGGCCGGGCCCGGCAGGTCCCGCACCCGGTGTGAGGCCGTGGCCTCCGGCGAACGGCGAACGGGCGCATCTCGCCCCCGGCGTGCTGACCGTCCGGCGTGTCACGAGGAGATGACCTGCCATGAGCACCGCACGAGGGCCTGTCCGGCGGACCGGGCCGCAGGGCGTCGGCGCCACCTCGTCGCCGCGGCCGAGCGGGGTCTGGGAACCCTCCGGGCGGGCACGGCCGGCCGCGACGGAGCCGGCCGCGGCCGGTGCCCCGGCTCGGGGGCGCGCCGGACGCCGCCGCCTCCGCCGGAGCGGCCCTCGCCTCACGCGCCGCCGTGCCTGGCCGCGGATGCTCGTGCTGCTGCTCGCCGTCCTGCTGCCGGGCGCTCCCGCGGATGTGTCCGCGATCCCGGTGGCCGCGGCGGAGAACGTCGAGTACGACGCCCTGGACCCGGTCCTGCGGCCACCAGCCCGCGGCGCCCGGCGTCCCGTCGTCCCCCTGCGCCCCACGCGCCTTCCCGGCCCGGCACCCGGCGGCACGGTGAGCCGCCCGCTCCCCGCGCCGCCGGGGCCGCCGTACGCCCTGCGCGTCCTGCGGACCGTGGTCCTGCGCTGCTGACGGAACCGGCCGCGGCCCTACGGCGGGCCTCGGGCGGGAGGTCTCCCCGCCCCTCGGCGCGCCTTGGCAGACCGTCTCCCGGCACGACGCAAGGAACACGAACATGCCCACTGACCCGTACGCGGTCCTGCGCGCGCTGCTGCGCGCGGAGGCCGCGCGCAGCACACCGAAACCGCAGGTGAAGGAAGCGACACCGCAGCGGCCTCCGAAGGAGCGGGGCCGCCGCTGACCGGTCGGCGGAGGCGGGCCCACCGCCTCCGCCGGGCCGTACCGAAGAGCGAGCGGGTGATCTCAGGGCCGATCCGAGTGCCGCCGGAACCGGCGAGGAACCCGAACACACCACTGCCGCTGCCGCTGCCGACGACCTGTTCCCACGACGGACCACTCCTCCTCGGCCCCGGGGCCCTCCCGCGCTCCTCGGGCCGCGGCTCGCCGGGGCCTCGGCCCCCGTGCGGTGTTCACCCCCTCGTACGTCGGCTCCCGGTCCACAGCCTGTGCACAACGCGCGTGGAGCGGCGACGCGGCGACCGCACGGTCCAGGACCTCCGGCCCGGCCGGGCCCGGCAGGGACTCCGGGGCCCGCAGCCAAATCGCGGCGACCGGCGTCGGGGCACCCTTCGCAGCGGACGGTGAACCCGGCCCCCGTCCCGAGCCCGGTGAGCGGTTCCTCCGACCGATCGCGGGACCAGGACCGACGCCGAGGACCAGGTCGTACGCCGAATGGGGGAAGCTCCGCACCGTGGTCCGCGGGGCCTGCCGGCCGTCGGGGCGACGTTGCGCAGCGTGTGCTGGACCCGGCTGCCGAGCCGGCCGCGGACCTCGGACGACAGGTCCTTCGGTGCCCGCGTCACGAAGAAGACGCCGACCCATGTTCCCGTTTCGCTCCGCTTTGCGACGTCTTTTTCGGCCTGGCACTCCGCCGCCATGGCTGCGCCCGGAACGTCAGGACCGGTAGGCTTTCCGTGTGATCTTCAAGCGCATCGGAAACGGCCGGCCGTACCCCGACCACGGCCGGGAAAGCACCCGGCAGTGGGCGGACGTCGCGCCACGCCCGGTCCGCCTCGATCAGCTCGTGACGACCAAGGGCCAGCTCGACCTGGAAACCCTGCTCGCCGAGGACTCCACCTTCT carries:
- a CDS encoding HhH-GPD-type base excision DNA repair protein gives rise to the protein MDVTLHLAQDPGADELLGRSPLAALVGMLLDQQVPMEWAFKGPRTIADRLGTDDLDAREIAAQDPEAFAALLSEKPAVHRYPGSMAQRVQQLCQYLVEHYDGNAELVWKGVTDGRELLRRLQELPGFGRQKAQIFLALLGKQLGVRPTGWREAAGAYGEPESFRSVADITGPESLTKVRAHKQEMKAEAKAAKAAKTPKK
- a CDS encoding DUF308 domain-containing protein — translated: MLVGVCLAINGVFQLIAAFGTRRTNAPRVLVLVLVSETVSLLRGLFPPSPTGRCPRILSGIVTFAGCVVLIEAPFESVAVLTLAGGGRLVVGGAAETATALRVRGRARQVPHPV
- a CDS encoding type II toxin-antitoxin system VapB family antitoxin, giving the protein MIFKRIGNGRPYPDHGRESTRQWADVAPRPVRLDQLVTTKGQLDLETLLAEDSTFYGDLFAHVVKWQGDLYLEDGLHRAVRAALQQRQVLHARVLELD
- a CDS encoding helicase HerA-like domain-containing protein, with product MAAECQAEKDVAKRSETGTWVGVFFVTRAPKDLSSEVRGRLGSRVQHTLRNVAPTAGRPRGPRCGASPIRRTTWSSASVLVPRSVGGTAHRARDGGRVHRPLRRVPRRRSPRFGCGPRSPCRARPGRRSWTVRSPRRRSTRVVHRLWTGSRRTRG